One genomic segment of Coffea arabica cultivar ET-39 chromosome 6e, Coffea Arabica ET-39 HiFi, whole genome shotgun sequence includes these proteins:
- the LOC113694674 gene encoding EG45-like domain containing protein, with the protein MMLFGEERMGATMRVVMMIGMVASLVSIAHAATGTATFYTPPYVPSSCYGYQNNGVMIAAASDTIWNNRKACGKTCTVRCTGPTSQGIPQPCRGSVVVKIVDYCPPGCAGTIDLSKEAFSKIANPDAGKVKIEYNCV; encoded by the exons ATGATGCTTTTCGGAGAGGAGAGAATGGGAGCCACAATGCGAGTTGTTATGATGATTGGGATGGTGGCAAGTCTTGTTTCCATTGCTCATGCAGCTACGGGAACGGCCACTTTCTACACACCACCTTATGTTC CCTCTTCTTGCTATGGCTACCAAAACAATGGGGTGATGATTGCTGCTGCAAGTGACACAATATGGAACAATAGGAAAGCTTGTGGGAAAACGTGCACTGTTAGATGCACGGGACCGACAAGCCAGGGGATCCCACAGCCATGCAGGGGTAGTGTTGTGGTTAAAATTGTTGATTACTGTCCTCCCGGTTGTGCTGGAACCATTGATCTCTCCAAAGAagcattttccaaaattgcaaatCCAGATGCTGGAAAAGTTAAAATCGAATATAACTG CGTTTAA
- the LOC113696357 gene encoding xyloglucan galactosyltransferase XLT2-like, producing the protein MLPSSKSISQLNSIYGYPNASLCQTLIPICLGPSHLALPNWFIVLVFTITTSRAPRVSTTTTADDQLSSATHPQQQQRQQITRQLLAPPPPDQHPDVVDQAQCEYGRVYVYADLPPIFNKKLLENCIIDSRKSQCEALSDGGFGPEATTVLAGIVPPELARAWYRTQMLASELIFHSRILNYKCRTMEPESAKAFYVPFYAGLAASNILFSGYTAKERDAPFYTFLEWIKNQHYWTRSNGSDHFLTVGRTSWDLKVETAIDCAKTACLDSSTAALEIFLSSDFCLQPRGDSHTRRSTNRVRNGTSIRKVLEGYSGEAIKRMRNTVINMIPRISYSFSGGRTGNLKDAFDIAVEEMLRRIVSNKPSPKGPSS; encoded by the exons ATGCTTCCCTCTTCCAAATCCATATCCCAACTTAACAGTATTTATGGATATCCCAATGCTTCCCTCTGTCAAACCCTCATCCCAATTTGCTTGGGCCCTTCTCATCTTGCTCTTCCAAATTGGTTTATCGTCCTAGTCTTCACTATTACCACCTCTCGTGCTCCCAGAGTTTCGACGACGACGACGGCAGACGACCAATTATCCTCAGCCACCCATCCGCAGCAGCAGCAACGACAACAGATTACTCGACAGCTGCttgctcctcctcctcctgatCAGCATCCTGATGTTGTTGACCAAGCGCAATGTGAATACGGGAGGGTTTACGTATACGCCGACCTTCCTCCAATTTTCAACAAGAAACTGCTGGAAAACTGCATTATAGACTCTCGTAAATCCCAATGCGAGGCGCTGTCCGACGGTGGATTTGGGCCGGAAGCCACCACCGTTCTCGCCGGCATTGTCCCGCCTGAGCTTGCTCGTGCTTGGTACCGGACCCAGATGTTAGCGAGCGAACTTATATTTCACAGTCGAATTCTCAACTACAAGTGTAGAACCATGGAGCCGGAATCCGCTAAGGCATTCTACGTCCCATTTTATGCTGGACTAGCGGCCTCCAACATTTTATTCAGTGGCTACACTGCCAAAGAACGAGATGCACCCTTCTACACTTTCCTCGAATGGATCAAGAACCAGCATTATTGGACGAGATCCAACGGTTCTGATCATTTCCTTACTGTGGGTCGAACTTCATGGGACTTGAAAGTTGAAACGG CTATAGATTGTGCCAAGACAGCTTGCTTGGACAGCTCTACAGCGGCTCTTGAAATATTTCTGAGCTCAGACTTCTGTTTGCAGCCCAGAGGTGACTCGCATACGAGGAGGTCCAC GAATCGGGTAAGGAATGGGACTTCGATAAGGAAAGTATTGGAGGGATATAGTGGAGAAGCTATCAAGAGGATGAGGAACACGGTAATTAACATGATTCCAAGGATTTCGTACAGCTTTTCTGGAGGAAGAACTGGCAATCTCAAAGATGCGTTTGATATAGCTGTGGAGGAAATGCTAAGAAGAATAGTTTCAAATAAGCCAAGCCCTAAGGGACCATCATCATGA
- the LOC113695400 gene encoding EG45-like domain containing protein, producing MGATMRVLMMIAMAASLVSVSYAATGTATYYTPPYVPSSCYGFQDNGVMIAAASDAIWDNRAACGRNYRVTCTGRTNEGVLQPCRGSVVVKIVDYCPPGCRGTIDLSQEAFAIIADPNAGKVNIEYDQV from the exons atgggagcCACAATGCGAGTTCTGATGATGATTGCCATGGCGGCAAGCCTTGTTTCTGTTTCCTATGCAGCTACGGGGACTGCAACTTACTATACACCACCTTATGTTC CCTCTTCTTGTTATGGCTTCCAAGACAATGGGGTGATGATTGCAGCTGCAAGTGATGCAATCTGGGACAATAGGGCTGCCTGTGGGAGAAACTACAGAGTGACATGCACTGGACGTACAAACGAAGGTGTCCTTCAACCATGCAGGGGCAGTGTTGTGGTTAAAATAGTTGATTATTGTCCCCCCGGCTGTAGAGGAACAATTGATCTCTCCCAAGAAGCGTTTGCTATCATTGCTGATCCAAatgctggaaaagttaacattGAATATGACCA GGtttga
- the LOC113694964 gene encoding EG45-like domain containing protein: MEARMRVLMIIIGMVASLASVAYAIPGTATFYTPPYSPNACIGVRVNGTLPLIAAASNVIWDNGAACGRNYRVTCTGTNSEGIAQPCRGSVVVQIIDYCPPGCRATFDLSQEAFALIADPNAGKVNIDYEQV; the protein is encoded by the exons ATGGAAGCCAGGATGAGAGTTCTCATGATTATTATTGGCATGGTGGCAAGTTTAGCTTCTGTAGCTTATGCAATTCCGGGGACAGCCACTTTCTATACACCCCCCTACAGTC CAAATGCTTGCATTGGCGTCCGAGTCAATGGGACGTTGCCGTTGATAGCTGCTGCGAGTAACGTAATATGGGATAACGGGGCAGCTTGTGGAAGAAACTATAGAGTTACTTGCACTGGAACTAATAGCGAAGGGATCGCACAACCTTGTAGGGGTAGTGTTGTGGTTCAAATAATTGATTACTGTCCTCCGGGTTGTCGAGCAACCTTTGATCTCTCTCAAGAAGCATTTGCTCTCATTGCCGATCCAAATGCTGGAAAAGTCAACATAGACTATGAACA GGTTTGA
- the LOC113696358 gene encoding F-box protein At3g07870 produces the protein MSNQAPFLNLPAHVVSDILSRLPPKTIIQCKSVCKSWLSLLSESEFTNLHLLRSPPCLIINNLDYHPSDLNCFSLVEFEDQPDHHDFQYVAGTKIKAPKGCVVENGATATMVGSINGLICLNEFDHNYDAVCLWNPIIRESITLPMLEGVSSYPNIVSYGFGSSSETRKYKVVRIFQELEKHTRRILKSNCDVYTLGEETESWRRIGHAPFLYNSCRPHGVFLNGNLHWLIGDQAGSELISCFDLETELFSPFPAPPELSKDFNLACLGLFAGCLSLCDNTSDFEIVIWVMKEYGITKLWTKEIVIDKKPADLVGPSFEVVRVFKVFEDGNILLLWRDDILLSYDSRRQILHQSGVHKLIKKIDDQMNEDGYPCIEVMEYVPTFLSLESFGIQMMESIN, from the coding sequence ATGAGCAACCAGGCACCATTCTTGAATCTACCAGCACACGTTGTCTCTGATATTTTGTCCAGATTACCACCCAAGACTATCATCCAATGCAAATCTGTTTGCAAATCATGGCTGagtctgctatctgaatctgaaTTCACTAATTTACACCTGCTAAGATCTCCTCCTTGCCTGATCATAAACAACCTCGATTACCATCCTTCAGATTTGAATTGCTTCAGTTTAGTTGAATTCGAAGATCAGCCTGATCACCATGATTTTCAATATGTTGCAGGAACAAAAATCAAGGCCCCAAAAGGGTGTGTCGTGGAAAATGGTGCGACTGCTACCATGGTTGGCTCCATCAATGGCTTAATCTGCTTGAACGAATTCGATCATAATTATGATGCTGTTTGCTTGTGGAATCCAATCATACGAGAATCCATCACTCTTCCGATGCTAGAGGGGGTAAGTTCATATCCAAATATAGTAAGTTATGGATTCGGATCAAGCTCTGAAACTAGAAAATACAAGGTGGTTAGGATTTTTCAAGAGCTAGAGAAGCATACACGACGGATATTAAAGTCCAATTGCGATGTTTATACACTAGGGGAAGAAACAGAATCTTGGAGAAGAATTGGGCATGCCCCTTTCCTTTATAATAGTTGTCGCCCTCATGGTGTTTTCCTGAATGGTAATCTTCATTGGCTGATTGGTGATCAAGCTGGCTCTGAATTGATATCCTGCTTTGATCTTGAAACAGAGTTGTTTTCACCTTTCCCTGCTCCTCCAGAACTGAGCAAAGATTTCAATTTAGCTTGCTTGGGACTTTTTGCTGGCTGTCTGAGCTTGTGTGATAACACTTCTGATTTTGAGATCGTCATTTGGGTGATGAAAGAATACGGAATCACCAAGCTCTGGACTAAAGAAATTGTTATAGACAAGAAGCCCGCTGATCTTGTCGGGCCATCTTTTGAAGTTGTTCGAGTTTTTAAAGTTTTTGAAGATGGGAATATCTTGCTTTTGTGGAGGGATGACATTTTACTTTCCTATGATTCTCGGAGGCAAATCTTGCATCAGTCTGGCGTTCATAAACTCATCAAGAAAATTGATGATCAGATGAATGAAGATGGCTACCCTTGCATAGAAGTAATGGAATACGTTCCAACCTTTCTTTCCCTCGAGAGTTTTGGGATCCAGATGATGGAAAGCATAAACTAG